From Meriones unguiculatus strain TT.TT164.6M chromosome 13 unlocalized genomic scaffold, Bangor_MerUng_6.1 Chr13_unordered_Scaffold_47, whole genome shotgun sequence, the proteins below share one genomic window:
- the LOC132651339 gene encoding pro-adrenomedullin-like, with product MKLVSIILMFLGSLAFLGVDAAQPEDVSLQWDKLALSSGEMELQASSSDSSELTGGETVPMETFVLDQEKESTPKTPQASTPSSAHFRVKRYRKMMNPGSHNSRCRFGTCMLQKLAQQIYQLTDKRKDPVAPKNKIGPQGYGR from the exons atgaagctggtttccatcaTCCTGATGTTTCTGGGTTCACTCGCCTTTCTAGGCGTGGATGCTGCACAGCCAGAGGATGTGTCCTTGCA gtGGGATAAGCTGGCACTAAGTAGTGGAGAGATGGAACTTCAGGCATCCAGCAGCGATTCCTCAGAACTCACTGGTGGGGAGACAGTTCCTATGGAGACTTTTGTTCTGGACCAGGAGAAGGAGAGCACACCTAAAACTCCACAAGCCAG CACTCCAAGCTCAGCCCACTTTCGAGTCAAACGCTACCGCAAGATGATGAACCCTGGCTCCCACAACTCTCGATGCCGCTTTGGGACCTGCATGTTGCAGAAATTGGCCCAACAGATCTACCAGTTGACAGACAAAAGGAAGGACCCTGTTGCCCCCAAAAACAAGATCGGCCCTCAAGGCTATGGCCGTTGA